Genomic DNA from Blattabacterium sp. (Blaberus giganteus):
TTTTCATCCTTTATTATATCAAGTAGCTACGGCAGGTTTAGAACCAGACTCTATAGCACATTCTATTAGAAACATTATTAAAAAAACAAAAAATTTTTTCTTTAGATTAGCTAAAGTGCATTACATTAACACAAAAGAACAAAGAATCTATACAAACATAGGACGTTTATCCTATGATTATTTAATTGTAGCAACAGGATCTGTAACCAATTATTTTGGAAATAAAAATATAGAATCTTTTGCTTTACCAATGAAATCTATTCCAGAAGCTTTAAATTTAAGAAGTGTTATTTTGCAAGATTTTGAAACAGCTTTATTGACAAAAAATGACAAGGAAAAAAAAAGACTGATGACTTTTGTTATTGTAGGAGGAGGTCCTACTGGAGTAGAGCTAGCTGGAGCATTAGCGGAAATGAAAAAATACGTATTGCCACATGATTATCCTGATTTAGATATTCAACACATGAATATTCATTTATTACAAGCAACTTCTAGATTATTAGATGGAATGTCTGAACAATCAGCTAAACAAGCTTACAAAAATTTGAAAGAATTAGGAGTTATCATTTGGTTGAATTCTTTAGTCAAAGACTATAATGGAGAAGTTGTTTTTATGGAAAAAAATAAAAAAATCGAATCTTCGAATGTAATATGGGCTGCAGGGGTTAAAGGAGCTATTTTAAAAGGTTTTATAAAAGAAGATGTAAAAGGAAATAGAATTTTAGTAGACAATTATCTTAAGACTATAAAATACAATAACATTTTTGCAATTGGAGACGTTGCTTATATGAATGAAAATAAACATTATCCTAACGGTCATCCTATGACAGCTCAACCTGCAATACAACAAGGGAATCATTTAGCTAAAAATTTAAATTGTTTTTTATTTGATAATGATAATAAAACGAAAATGAAACCTTTTGTTTACAAAAATTTAGGTTCTATGGCTACTATCGGTAGAAATAAAGCTGTATGTGATTTCCCTTATTTAAAATTAAAAGGTTTTTTAGCGTGGATTGTTTGGATGTTTGTTCATTTAATTAGTTTAGTAGGTTTTAGAAATAAAGCAATAGCTTTAACCAATTGGATCATTCAATATTTTCATTACAACAAAAGCGTACGTTTGATTATCAGACCATTTCATAGAAAAAAAAAAATTATTTAAAAATAAGTTGAGAAAGAATATTTTTCATTTTATTTTCTGTTTCCATATATTCTTGATGGATGTTGCTATCTATAGTAATACCACTACCGGCATATAAAGTCATTTCTTTTTTACTTTCTTTTATTCTTACACATCTTAAATGAAGATATAATTCCATGTTGTTGTTATTAACAATTCCAATATAACCTGTATAGAAATTTCTTTTAAATCCTTCATTTTCATGAATAAAATATAAAGATTTTTTTTTTGGATAACCACAGATAGAAGGGGTTGGATGCAACCTGTTTAATATTTCATAATAATCAGGCTTCTCATAAAAATAAAAATAAATTGGAGTTTCTAAATGTTTTAAATGACCAATTTTTATAACTTTAGTATCTCCTATATAAATAGAACCTTTATAAAATTTCAAAAGATGAATAATATATCTTATTACAATTTTATGTTCTTCTATTTCTTTTATTGTCCATTTACTAATGGATCCCCAAATAGTTCCTGCTAAAGCTGAAATTTTTAACTCTTTATTATAACATTTCATAAGTAATTCGGGAGTACATCCAATCCAAAATCCATAATGGGAATCATACCAAAGACTAATTAAAGCATTGGGATAAGTATAAATTAATTTTAAAAATGTTTTTCTAAAATAAAAATGACTAAAGGGAATTTTTACAGATCTGGATAAAACAACTTTTTCAAAAATTCCTTTTTTTATATTTTCAATAGCTTTTTTTATTAAATTTTTATATTTATAAGAATATGTTAAAAAGAAAGAATTTCTTTCCCAGAAAGAAGAAAAAATATTTCCTTTTTTATTTTTTATATCTACACAATAAATTTTTTCTGGATATATTTTTATAGTATGATCGTGATTAAAACTTTTAATTAAAAAAAATTTTTCACTAACATAATCACAGTTACACCGATTGCAGTGAGAATAAAAAAATATTTTTTTATCATAAGGTTTTTTAAAAATAACGAAATTATTTTGGTTATAATAATTTTTTATAATTTTTTTATATAAAGAAAAAACACTAATTTTTGTTGACATCTTTATTTTTAATAATTATAATATTAGTTAATTTGCAAAAACTAATAATGTTTTTTTTTTCATCATAAATGTTAACTCTAACAAAATGTAAAATGTTTCCTTTATGAAAAATTTTAGCTTTGGCAAATAAAATTCCTTTTTTTATGGATCTAACATGATTTGCAGAAATTTCAATACTAAAAACATTCAAATTATTTTTTTTTTCATTTCTAATATTTATAAAAGAAATAGAACTTCCAACGCTTTCAGCTAAAATTATAGTAGCACCTCCATGGTGATATCCAAAAGGTTGAAGTGTTTTATAGGTTATAGGCATTTTTGCTATTAATGTATCCAATTTAGGAGATAAAAAAATAAATTGAATTTGCATTATGTTTATCAATGTGTTTTTCTTAAAATTATTTAATTCATTTAATAATTCTTGATTTTTTTTTTTCATAATATAAATTAATTTAACATTATTTTATCTATTTTTTTTACATAGAAAAATTAAATATGTATGAAAAGGAAAAAACTAGATGAAAATCTTATTCCTTTAATAGGAAAGGAAAAACAAATTATAGGGTTTGAAAAAAAAGAAAAAATTCATATAAAAGGATTACTACATAGTGCTGTTTCTGTTTTTATTTTTAATATAGAAAAAAATTTAATGTTGCAAAAAAGATCTTCAAAAAAATATCATTCTTCTTTGCTTTGGACTAATACTTGTTGTAGTCATCCTAGAAAAAATGAATCTGTTTTAAAAGCAGCTCATCGTTGTTTGATAGAAGAAATGGGTTTTGATTGTTTTTTAGAACAAAAATTTAGTTTTATTTATCATGAATATTTAAGTAATGGTTTAATAGAAAATGAATTAGATCATGTTTTTGTAGGATACTATGAAAAATCTCCAGTTATAAATTTTAAAGAAGTAGATAATTGGAAATGGATTTCATTAAATGAATTAATTAA
This window encodes:
- a CDS encoding chorismate-binding protein; amino-acid sequence: MSTKISVFSLYKKIIKNYYNQNNFVIFKKPYDKKIFFYSHCNRCNCDYVSEKFFLIKSFNHDHTIKIYPEKIYCVDIKNKKGNIFSSFWERNSFFLTYSYKYKNLIKKAIENIKKGIFEKVVLSRSVKIPFSHFYFRKTFLKLIYTYPNALISLWYDSHYGFWIGCTPELLMKCYNKELKISALAGTIWGSISKWTIKEIEEHKIVIRYIIHLLKFYKGSIYIGDTKVIKIGHLKHLETPIYFYFYEKPDYYEILNRLHPTPSICGYPKKKSLYFIHENEGFKRNFYTGYIGIVNNNNMELYLHLRCVRIKESKKEMTLYAGSGITIDSNIHQEYMETENKMKNILSQLIFK
- a CDS encoding NAD(P)/FAD-dependent oxidoreductase, encoding MNIPRVNNLKRVVIIGAGFAGLQVAKKLRRDKFQVVLIDKNNYHTFHPLLYQVATAGLEPDSIAHSIRNIIKKTKNFFFRLAKVHYINTKEQRIYTNIGRLSYDYLIVATGSVTNYFGNKNIESFALPMKSIPEALNLRSVILQDFETALLTKNDKEKKRLMTFVIVGGGPTGVELAGALAEMKKYVLPHDYPDLDIQHMNIHLLQATSRLLDGMSEQSAKQAYKNLKELGVIIWLNSLVKDYNGEVVFMEKNKKIESSNVIWAAGVKGAILKGFIKEDVKGNRILVDNYLKTIKYNNIFAIGDVAYMNENKHYPNGHPMTAQPAIQQGNHLAKNLNCFLFDNDNKTKMKPFVYKNLGSMATIGRNKAVCDFPYLKLKGFLAWIVWMFVHLISLVGFRNKAIALTNWIIQYFHYNKSVRLIIRPFHRKKKII
- a CDS encoding isopentenyl-diphosphate delta-isomerase, producing MKRKKLDENLIPLIGKEKQIIGFEKKEKIHIKGLLHSAVSVFIFNIEKNLMLQKRSSKKYHSSLLWTNTCCSHPRKNESVLKAAHRCLIEEMGFDCFLEQKFSFIYHEYLSNGLIENELDHVFVGYYEKSPVINFKEVDNWKWISLNELIKNIHICPNSYTIWFKIIIKNYLSQLKCIEI
- a CDS encoding hotdog fold thioesterase — encoded protein: MKKKNQELLNELNNFKKNTLINIMQIQFIFLSPKLDTLIAKMPITYKTLQPFGYHHGGATIILAESVGSSISFINIRNEKKNNLNVFSIEISANHVRSIKKGILFAKAKIFHKGNILHFVRVNIYDEKKNIISFCKLTNIIIIKNKDVNKN